Sequence from the Lacerta agilis isolate rLacAgi1 chromosome 6, rLacAgi1.pri, whole genome shotgun sequence genome:
agtcatgctggccacatgacgcagaaaaactatctgtggacaaacgtcggctcccttgaccagtaaagcgccgcaaccccagagtcgtttgcgactggacttaactgtcaggggtcctttacctttgccttttacaGGCAAAAAGAAGTGGGTgagaaagggttaagcagccccttCCCCACCACAAAGTGCCCTCTCTGCTAAGTTCTCTGCAGTGAAGAGGCAGCCACCAGGCTGTTATAGGCAAGCTGGGCTTTACATTGAAGCCAAATATAATAATGGCAACTTTACACTTATGTAATGAATGCACCATTGTCAGGTCCACAGAAGAGATTACTTCAGTCCTGCATGTCAACCAACAGTGCTGAATTCTATGTCCAGGCTAAGAAGAGGGCTCCAGAGACAATGACTTgtaaaaaagagaagaggaagggtCTGTGTCATTTTGAAGGCTGCATGCATTTGTGTCCCAGGTCTAATTAGGAAAGACTATACTGTGCAGAGACATTTGGAGCAAATGGAAATGGGTGCCCATTAAGGGCAGTGAACTGAGGTACAATTCATGGGAAGTTCTCCTTCCTaaactccactgaaatgaatagcaGCTGCACAAGAGCACAGCTACTAAGCACAGGAGTGAGCTTGCACACAGCTCCTGTTCCTTCAGTGGAGCTTGGTCAGGAGAACTTGGCATGATGTGTGTGCCCCATAATGTAACTAGTCAAATTAATGGTGCTTATATGGACTTCCGGCTCCAAGCTTCCCTTGATATAGCCTTGCTGGCAGGTGGCACCTTCCCACTCTCTCCAAATCACATCTTGGAAAGCTTGATATCATAGGCAACCATATTGAAGTTGTCCCAAGCCAAGAGTTTTCTTTCTGTGGGATTGTAATCTACCATGCTGCTGTATCTGTAGCGGTTCTCAAAGCGGATGTTCAGTGGTGCACTCGCTCCTGTCTTAGTGGAGTAGACGAAATTCACAGTGGCCTCAGGGGATGAGTAGCTGCTGATGGTGTACAAGGAGCCACAAATAATGAAGGCGTTTGCCACCGACTGCTTGCGGATGTTTGTTTCCCATGTTTGTTCAATCTCTATGGTCTCTGGGTCCAGTTTAGAAAGCACAATGGCCCCCTTTGCGTTTCCAGTGCTGTAAATTACCCACAGCCCCATCTCATCAACTGCAAAGTCAATGTCTGTATATCCACCCCATGAGTAGGGAAACTGTCCGTGGTAGCCGGCATTGGGTAGCTCCTTTTGGACTGTAATAACTTCAGTCTTCAGGTCATATTTTGCCATTATTCTAGACTTGCGCATCTGAAAGTAGAGGGAACCCTGATAAACAACAGCTCCAGTGCTCTCCATGGATCGGGGCAGCACGTGTACTTTGGAAGGGTGGCCTTTGGTGAACTGATCCACATTGTTGTACTCAAAGACTTGGCGGACATCCGAACCAACGGTATCAACTCTCCAGGTTGTCTCTCGGCTGTAGGGAGAGACGGGTTCTGGGTCCCTCATCCACACGCCATACTTGCCAGCAATGGTCTCTGCCCTGCGGAAGGTCACTGGTTCACCAACAGATAGGAGCACCCCACAGCCTGTTCCAGGAAATAAGTAAGCCAGTTACTTCACCCCATTGCAGAATTTGAACTTCAgactgagagggagggagggagggagggagaggggctaCTCTTCAAATATGCTATTTTACAGTGTGCCCCAAACCAAAGGTATTGAatgcatttgtttgcttgcttcatAAAATTTAGAcatcacttgattgtaaaaaaaaaaacccaaggaagcTTACAACCCTACTTAAatcatacaaaagttaaaatactaaaacagattaaaattacctcagctttctaagcaacTGAGTAGGCTTCATTAACAGGAAAGTTGTAGGCCAGGGAGTTTGAAAGTGCAGTCGCTGCCACACTCAACAGTCACATCCTTACCAATGTGCAGCAGGTGCGTAGTGTCAACTCCACTGATCGAAGCCGTCAAGTGGGAGCATGTGGGGTAAATTAATCTCATAGGTGAACTGGTCCCTCAGCATTTAAGGGCCTTATATGCTAATCATACTTTGAACTTGGCCCGGCATTAAATCGGTAACCAGTGCAGAGCTCTGAGCCggggtgttatatgctgacaaggcctcactcctggtAGTAATTGCGCACCGAAAGAAGCTTCCGGGACAAATGTGAGGGCCGGCCCCACAAAGAGAGCATTTTGCCAACCTCTGGCTGTGCCTCTATACCAGACCGCATCCAAAGGTGATCACTCTAACTTGGAAGGCAGTCATCTTTTTACCATTCATGAACTGGATGGAGAGCATCTATAGTTGCCTTAGACCAACCTGGGTTATCTATTAAATGGCTTAATATTTCAAGAATCTCCATGTTTAAACATCATTAAAACTaatactggtttgtttgtttttttaaaaaaagtcaaagTCAATTTGTTACTTTCACTGCCAGCAGCTATCCAAGGCCTCTTTTTCATCCCTACTACTTAGAAATGTATGCAAAAGCCTGGATTAAAttcccaaaacaatacaaaaaaataataattagagagATGGGAAAGGCTGAATCTGGGAATTTCTGCCTCTTGCCGCTGATTATTCTACTTAGCAATgggttttgattttgattttgattttgagaCACAGTTTTCTCATGCAGTTTCAAAACCTAGGGGAACTTACCTCTTATTCCTCATTGTCTAATTCCTCATTGTCTAATGAGGAATAAGAGGTAAGTTCCCCTAGGTTTTGAAACTGCATGAGGAAACTGTGTCTCAAAATCAAAACCTTTTCAAAAATTCTGAATAAATTTGTAGTGGTGTCAGTTGGAGGTGGCTGCCTCTAATTTAGTGAAGATCCTTTAATCTTGCTtccacttcccccaccctccccccacaaaaaatggttTGGGACTTTGTATATCAGCTTTCTTGCTCTTGTTCTTAAAATGGGTGtaacattgcaacattttgttctgATGAAGAATAGCCATCGTTATTTTCTGGCTATGGGTTCTCCAACTTTCTAAGGAGACTCAAAGTAGATGCTCACTCTGATATTGGGTTCCCATGTAGTGTTCCACATGTGAAACATATGTGAAATGTTGCTTTATACTGTTGCTTTGGAATAAACCATTTCGTGATATGGGTGGTGGGGAGCGGAAGGGAGAAAAAACCGGCCAGGCTTGTTTATAAAGGAAGGAAACAGGTAATATATGGGAGTCTGGCAGTCAGAGGTGATTTTTCAGGACTAGCTGGCACTTCTGAAGCTGGGCAAACTGACAAGGGAGAGTTTCATCTTTGGACTGGTGGAAAGCGGGCTGAAAGGGAGTCTGTCCCAGACAAGGTGTTTGGGGCAGGATTCTTTCACTAGTGTGCGGCAAAGAAGGGCAGGAGCCAGCATTGAGCAAAGCATTGAGCAAAGCAAGCACCTGGCCAAGAAAGCTCTGTACCTGATTCTTCCCCCTCTGCGCCAGGTGAGGGGCTTCCCTGAAAGAGGCGGGATGCAGGAACCTCCACCAGCTCCGATTTGAGCTCTTGGTAGTCCAAAGTGTCTGTGTTCCCCTTTGACTCTGCAGAGAGAGAAGCGGAGAAGGAGAGAGCAGGAAGAAAAATGAACACCCCGAAGGCCAAGGGGACAGAAAGGAGGGTGAGCACTTTAGTCTGCAACGAAGGAGCTTTGAAACAAAGGCTTTCCTGATGATAAAACTGCTTGTAGAGAATATAGGACACAAAGAGAAAATTTAGGGGAGCAGCCCCCCTTAGCCCCCCTCCAGCTATAGGCCTACAgggctgggggaggagagagaagggaagggaagttctCTGAGCAGTCAAAGGTCCTTGTGGGTCACTGAAGTTATTCAAGGGGAGATTAAATTCTGTCAGCTATTTACTGAACATTGCTTCTGATTTGTGAGGTTAGGGAGCAATGGCATTGAATCTAACAAGTAGGGTCCTACCACTTTCCTTGGccacattcatttaaagcagtcttTCTCCACTTTAAGGGACATTCCACTTTTAAGGGACTAGCAGTGGGTTCAAGCAACCAATTTATTTCTTACTGCCAAGGTAAGAAAAAGGAGAGGTGAAGCCTTGCTGCTTCTCGAAATGTGGAAGCTCAGAAAGGCCACTTGGTGTTGATGAACATTTAAGCTTGtgtccaggtaaaggtaaagggacccctgaccattaggtccagtcacggacgactctggggttgtggcgctcatctcgctttactggcacagggagctggcgtacagcttctgggtcatgtggccagcatgactaagccgcttatggtgaaccagagcagcgcacagaaacaccgtttacctccccaccggagcagtacctatttatctacttgcattttttgatgtgcttttgaactgctaggttggcaggagcagggaccaagcaacgggagctcaccccgttgtggggattcgaaccaccaaccttctgatcagcaagccctaggctctgtggtttaacccacagtgccacccacgtccaacATAGCATTAATTTTTTTGTTGGTGCATAAATCCTTGCGCTCATATAGTGAGTGCATTGGATACCAGCCACTCTCCAAATGCGCTCAGATGtacttcatctctctctcttgtctttgTGCCCCCATGCAATTTTTTTCTGCTATTAATAAATCCCTTATTAGAGATTTCATTTATTGTTatcttcaattttaaaaaaatcagc
This genomic interval carries:
- the MYOC gene encoding myocilin, encoding MKELVTWLLSAWMVWGAFGSTARLRKANSQDGRCIYSFTVPSANEASCSDPGEVMAIIGDLRRESNSQRLELESSKARLSLLENLVSQLHGNPAARSSSFSVVSLLQKEVESLKREQAQRDAQVSRLEYTISSLLQDKSDLEEDKKWLEEERKELGRRLENTMQEVERLRASHCSQAGEAPSRDSLQESKGNTDTLDYQELKSELVEVPASRLFQGSPSPGAEGEESGCGVLLSVGEPVTFRRAETIAGKYGVWMRDPEPVSPYSRETTWRVDTVGSDVRQVFEYNNVDQFTKGHPSKVHVLPRSMESTGAVVYQGSLYFQMRKSRIMAKYDLKTEVITVQKELPNAGYHGQFPYSWGGYTDIDFAVDEMGLWVIYSTGNAKGAIVLSKLDPETIEIEQTWETNIRKQSVANAFIICGSLYTISSYSSPEATVNFVYSTKTGASAPLNIRFENRYRYSSMVDYNPTERKLLAWDNFNMVAYDIKLSKM